The genomic region AACGAGGGGATAGAGATCGTCGTACCGGCCAATCCCAATAGTTTTCGCGTCCGGAGATTCATCGTACAAGTTGACAACATACGAGCCCGGATAGAAGTTGCACGTAGCCTCGGCTGAACTTCAAGTTGCGTCCAAGTTTAGCTCGGTCGCGTTATATCCACGTGCATACCGGTGTAAACAGAAGCAACTCGCAGCATACTAAGCCTGGACGTACATCATCGTGCGCGATTCCACGTCTCTGTTGCACTTGCTTCCCACACAGTCTATCTTAAGAGCAATTGTCAACGCGCTGTCATACGTAAGACACGAACATCTAAGAAGTGACCTAAAAGTTTCTACCGTCGCAGAGGAAGTCGTTACAGCGTATACGACAAAGTAACGCGAGAAAATGACAGACCATCGAGATAAATGAACGTATCCGTATAAATGAACGATGTTAAATCGGGCAGCTGTATCTTTTATCAATTTGTTTAATCTCGTTAGACAAACAGGTACGCGATTAACATTCGATTCTGAAAAAACAAAGGAATTTTCAATGGAGAATCACTCGTAGTATCAACTGAAAGTTCACGACTGTGTCTAATATCTGCACGAAAGAATTAAACGATTTATCGAATATCCTCGTagcaaattatttatatttgtatatttgcatttatatGAGAAAGGAGCGAAGAAAGCTGCCTTTCTTGCATGTTCGAAAAGTTTGTAAAGAAACCTGCGATTTGATTCtatgcttttttcttttatttgttaaagGCGCTCAACGAACTCTCCACGTCCTTCACAACTCGGAGCAGCCAGCGTCGGCCTTCGCGATTCTGGAATCAGGAAACAAAGTGGTGCCGTTGATAGCGGATGGTCTGTTCGATCTCTTAATGTACAAGATGTCGAGCGTCTACACGAACAAAATGCAGAAGATGGAATCGAAGGGTCCGCGGTTCGAGATCGGCGATTTCTGCGTGAAACTCGGTAGCGTGACGATTAATCAGAACTTCAAAGGCGTTCTGGTCGAGGTAAGCGATATCTACAAGCGGGACCAAATGAGATTGATGGATTCTAAGCGATCTTTAATCCCGGAGGAAGCTAATTAACCCCGAAAATAACGAAGAACTCCGAAACGAACCGACgtcttttccatttcttcgcgGTGGCAGAGTTTCGTAACTTTTCATAACAGGCAGAGAGAACTTTCGGCCAGATAATCGGTTGAATTAATAATCGCGGCAGATGTCTAGCTCGGGTGATATTCGCGAAACTCGTTACCAGGCTAGCCGACTGCCGCGTTGCCAAGGGATTGCGAAGGATCACGCCAGCTAATTAACTCGCGATTAAACTTGGAAACCGGCGAAATAGCCTGCGCTACTTCAGAACGCCTTGTCGATCACACGACGGCCGCAGTAATATCGATCGACAGTTTTAGCCCACCGTGAGATTCGTTATACACGCGTGAATTACCTCTGTTCGTTACGAGCGTCACCAAAGGCGGACCTTCCTTTTCTATTTCGATCGAGCTTCGATGAAACTTCGATTAAATGCTCGTGAAAGCGTGCGGACTATCGAGAATATTGGAAGGATTCGATTTGTACGATCAATTGGCCGCAGATGATTGCCTACAACTGCAATATCGCGTCGAGTGACGACATCGAAATATCACACGTTTGCCTACGAAAGAATATTCCAACACTTGCAgacaaattttatgaatatacaaCGCTATGTGTCTTCGTAGGAAACATTAAGAgacttagaaaataatacaaagcATTGAAATACTGTCAGGTTGATAGAGCTTCTCTTTTAAATTGAAAGTACATCAGGTTTGAACagagatttaataaaaattgaatttctgtAGAACGCGTTTCGGCTCCGCTCGACTCGTTTCTGACCGCGGCGTTTCATACTGTCGCACACGAGGATTTCGTTCGCCTGATACCGTAAACGCGTTTCTGTGAAATTCTAGCTGCGAACGTACGATAGGTGCACGGGATAGGTGAATCGATACGAGGGAATATCGCAAAATTTACGGTAAAATACTAAAACcccgtttgaaaaatattcgaaaatatgCCCCCTCGATGCTCCGAGTTATAAAAGAAatcttctttaattaaaacgaaaaactGAAGTTATAcgcttcttcttttaattactGCTATCTAGAATTCAATTagcttgaaaaattaattaaacggcATTCGGGCAAATTCTAAGTTTAAAGAATTCAACTTCTGAAATTTGCATTATTAAccatttgatttaatattatttaataaatctcgTTGTAAAAGGAATTTGAAACAACGATGATTATAACCAGAGTTTTTAACGCGAGAATGTCTCTCGGTCATCGGACGTCGCCTCGCAATAGCGTGAAAATGGTGTAACTTCCGTTTTACAAGGTGGACCAACGATGTGGTCCTTCGACCGATCCACCAGCCATTTGTATCGGTAACAGCGCTGTTTGTACTCTACCACGACGTCGAATATGTTACGATAAAGCCCCTGTTCCCCCATTAATTTCACTGGAGAAAATACCACACCGTAGAACCGTACTAACTCACGCTCCTCCGCCTCACCATCTCCCTTGTTTCTACGTCCTTTCGCGTTCTCTGCGACGCAAGGAAAACCGTCGCGCGTACATGTTTACTTCTTTATAAGAAGATGATCCTATGGTCGTTGTTTTCACGATCTGTAAACTTCcaatgttttttaatttacgattTGGAAAGtttatacgtttaaaaaaCTATGAACAAAGTGATAGGAAATTTATAGCTTCGCAATTTTTTAGCTTCAGAGTCgtgatttttcaatttgttaaCTTTGACTTGGTAACTTGGCAATTTGTAAGCTATGACTTGATAGCTTCCCGATCTCTGACCTCCGAATTCGCAACTTGCCGGTTTCTAAGTTTTGAATtcgtaattttccaatttctgaACTCTGAATCCGTAAGTTGCCGATCTCCGAGCTCTGGATTCGTAACTTCCCGGTTTCTAAGCTTTAAATTCTTtctaaattacttttaaatttctttactgATAAGTACAgatggaataaaaattgacaTAGTCGTCGTTTCGCCTCCGGTCGCAGGTTTCCAGCAATCCGTTGAATACTTCTACGATCGATTTCCATGAGAATGATACCTGCTGCTTCCTTTGACGTAGCTAAGCATGATCTTGATCGGCGAACGCGAAGCAAAGAGAAACGAGCAACGAAAAGAGCGAATGGTTCACGGTCGCGATCGATTCTTCTCGCAAACTCCATTGAGAGGGACgttgtttcaatttctttcaatttcaatttcaatttcgcgCCGGTAACATAATACTCTGCGACATTTACACGCTTTCACAATATCCACGACATTTTATGTTCTACGATTTTGCTACgataaaagatgaaatatttcaccTTTTACGTGACGACTTTCTGTCACCACGTTCTTTATTGTACATTTAAATCAGCCTCATTTGCAGTCAAATCAAATCAGCCTGTTAATCGTAACACACCACGAGGCGCTTTCGATCAGAGAATTACTTGCTAAACAAGTTCGTGGAGCAAGAAAAGCGTGTCGGTGGTTGACGTATGCCGCAAACCGGAAGACGTTCCCTCGAGCGTTCGCGCTTTCTTCGAACCGGAGATATCCTGTCGTCGGGGCGAGAAACAAGCTTAACTTTCGATTGCGTTAATCACGTCCTGTTATCGTTTCTTTCGACTTCCATTctgtttctttactttttcacAGATTTCCTCTTTCCGTCGTTTCGATTGCGTCTGGAAATAATTTCtctgaaaataagaaatatcgaAGCAGAATAAAAGAATCGTCGTGAAAAATCGAGAAAGGTACATCAAGTACCGTGTACTTGTTGATTATTTCTcaatatatattgaataattGTTTTCCATGTTTCATAGGTGGAATATAGACCCTGCGTGGTTCCCGGAAGTGCATGGGAATTGATGCGTGAATTTTTACAAGGATTCCTCGGATCTACCGTGTCCAATCAAGCACCGCAGTATTTGCAGGTAATTTAATGAATAACATACTTTTTCGGAGAGATAGCATGCGTCAACACTGTTTGTTTTCGATAGACCACAATGTTCTCCgctgaaaaattaattcgtgtTTCTCGTCTTTTTATAGAACCGAATGAACGATATTTATCAACCATTGGATACGATACAACAGTATCTGGAACATTTCGGTCAGTATAGAAAAGCCACTGGTGTAATTTAaggaaattgtaaatttatcgtTCTTTGTATCGAGATAATCCGTGTCAGGATCTCGTCGATAATTTTAATGATCGTATCATGTGATAATTTTATGCTACCAAACCTTACTAGTAATCTACttctgtaataataaatttcatttaacaaaatatcttttattctcATCACAAACTCTATTAACAAAAtccttattattttaattaacaaaattatgaaGATGATCTATTCTTGGCTCTATATGCCAtatacgtgtgtatatatatttacattttagcattaaattaaaaaatatatatgcatgAATATGTACCGTATACACATAGTCTTTATCATGTAAGTAGTATTCTTGACAGAAACCAGTTACCGACGGAGCCATCTCATTGTCAGTTATTGCCAGTCATtgaataaatacatacatcgaCTAAGGACAGGATAAACGTGACATTAAATGGAATGTTATATCTCAGAACATACGAATTATCACAGACGACTCGTCAATGATTATACCAGCAACCTACAGAATAGATGTGACTTTTATAACATCAGCTTACCGACGTCTTGCTGTTTTACCGATATAATTACTAAGAACTTCTGTATCTATCGCTGCTCCGTATTTAAACACCCGGGATATGCGAACGCGAGCCCTGATATCAGCAATCATCAAAGGAGAAGTTACACCTTCACGTAGGGTCAGGACCGGTACATGGCAGGTTCAACGCGTTTGCTGGAACTCGACCCCGCATTTTGAGACGCCCCGTGGTCTACGAAAATTACCCATTTCGTTTACGCGTATATCGACGATTTCCTAATAGCTTCGGAAGACGAAAAACAACACCGCAAACATTGGCGAATATTATTCAACCGCCTCAACGACTGCGGGGTCGTAATAAATCCCGCGAAATGCGAATTCAGCGCGCATGAAATTACATTCCTCGGATATACGGTAAACGCCGATGGAATAAAACCGCTAGCCGAGCGCGTAGAGGCCGTCGTAAATGTTCCGAAGCCCACGAACGTTAAACAACTACGTAGATACCTCGGTATGATTAACTTCTACCGACGTTTCATACCGGGGGCCGCGAAGATACTTTAACCACTTAACGACTTACTAAAAGGTGCGAAAGAGGGCAACGCGCCCATCGAGTGGTCGGAACAAATCGAAAATAGTTTTCGCGAATCGAAACGTGCTTCTCGCCGACGCCACCAATACCTGGCGCCATCCAATATCTGGCACGCCCATTGGTCTCGCAGTAGACGCGTCCGATTACGCCATAAGAACGATTCTGCAACAACGCGTCAATGGTAAATGCCAGCCGCTAAGATTCGTTACCAAATCCTAGACTCCCGCGTAGAAAAAATACAGTTGCACCCGTAATCTTGTCATAAAACATAATCCATCCGTCGGTCAAGATGGCCACCAGCTGTCAAGACATATCGACTCAGGCCCATAATAATCCTAAGGAACCGCCATAAAATTTAGCATGTTTTACAGTCCATTGTTACACAGATTTTAAAAGTCGAGAAGTTTCTTAGGGTTATTGCTCATTGCGATAAAACATGGGAAACCGTTGGTGGAGAACGGCCAATACTcatcaatatttttgtataaatatcgctGTCACAGATCATATTCTTACTTGCTATCGTCCTTTTGACTAGAATACATCTCAGTTTGTTAGTCAATTAGTCGACATCTAAACTTGTTATCTCTAAAACTCGGACAGAAAGCATCTCAGAGCGTTTTATGTAAAGTTGttataaaaggaaaagtaaAGTATATCAAACttgacaataattttgtattccaTACATGGTATTATTCTGTGCTAAATATTTTCCCCAAAaatgtcaaaaaaaaaaaatcataaaataaaaattacggaCATGGAAGAAGACTGTTCAGTGTGCGATAAACAAAAAACTTCAGcaactgaaaaataaataagtccAGGGCAGAAAGGAAAGAGATTATCGTTGACAGCAAACGATGAGACTGATGTAGAGAACCAACGTATCGAAACTGGACCCGATAGGACAGTTTATAGAGAAATAGATGCAAGTCCCAAACCTGGTAGGACATCAGTTCATAGTATTTTTAGGAATATGCTAAACGGCATATTATGAAAGGACAAGTAAAGACGACACTTTATCTTATCATTGACCACCGTATAAGGGATCATATACTAAAATGTACGGAAGAAGAGTGTTTTTTCGTCCAGTCacggagacgcgatcgcgttgaagcgcatcaacgggagtcgtaaattcccgttacgattatacgaatcgacaccacgaacagggcgatcctcttatttcttgtgggataataagggtgtttggttttgaatataactggaatctacagttatataatatatatatatatatcgggTTTAGGTTAAGACTGGGATTAgaggcgtgtaaagaatctgcgcctAGGTCGTTCATCGTCGTTGTACAATcgagataacgtttattaccacaaatacaagataaactactGGCCTCAATAATCaaacgataatgacaatgatcttagagtcggtatagcgaatccacggtccacgggatAACCGATATACTTTGCTTCAAGATCTACGTCGCACTGGACTCACTTCTCGTGATACACTGTCCCTCGATTCAATCTTCACGGCTCACACACTAGGTCTCTGGCTAGTAAGACTGCAAGCAAGAGAATGACCTTCCGTCAcgacgacgctgcagaggaaaactatgatggggtgtgccTACGGGCACGAGGTCGTCGTATTCGTCCAGGAAAGCCTCCGCTCAGtgagtgagggaaatggacgttgctattaattggttaatttctatgttggcgGTTGTAAAAGGATGCTAGCTGCTCTTGAGAGAGAGCTCTTAGCGGGAAGCGTCGCACGTGAGGAGATCGGACCTCCAGTAACAGGCGACAGGTCTACGGGCTGATAGAACAAAGACCGCTTGCCAATCTGAGGAACATTAGTTAACTAAATTCTAAGATTTACAGCGGTTCCTCAGGCTACCTCAACATACTGTGAATGATGCATCAACATCTGGCGACCATCTGTGTGTGGGCAGCTACGGGGCTGTTGTAATGTTTATTGTCAAGTATCGGTACGGCCGATTCTTTAAAGGCGAGCTATGCAATTCCAcgtctctgttaggtggaacgttcatcccgtgaccgtggctacgctcAGCGACCGGtagtcgcctcgagcctatgCTCATTgtttcaagtttcgaatgactgtgtttGGGTTGTTTCGTAAATGCTACAGCATTCAGGTTTTTCTATAGtcttatacaatattttactaGAAAATCTAATGTTTTAATCTTAATTTAGTTatagtatattaaaattaatgatacaaatatatttagtagaaaaaattaattttattgtatctcatatattaatgaagatgaatatacatgttatacaATTAGTTATAGCTATTTCATTGCAGTTAATCCAGctgtaaataaaagaagattgatttagatataatatttaatcgttatatatattaaaaatatatctgcAAACATAgaagaattcaaattttatacctTTTTGAAGCCAATATCGGCAGCATATTCCCTGAAGCACTGCCGACAAATGTTTAATCCATATTTTCTAATCAATCCATGCCTGTTCGCACACGCACGACTGTAAAATAGCATAATATGATTAATTACGCATTGAAAGAACactattataaataaactacGGCAGTCTAATAATAAGTTATAAATACTATGCGTAATACATACTACATTGAGGTTATGgtcaaaaaatatagaaatgatatttttaagcaagatattaattttttttaattatggtgataataaagtaattcatatttttaaattatcttaaaTAACCTACACTAAAagctataaaaatatcttcttttacTAGAAAAACATAAACGTGGACACACGGTCTATTGCATGTATGTAATTTTATGGTATAAATGGtctacaatttaaaaatataatacgaaatAGTAATACTTACCAGGATCTAGATCCTTGTCCATATTTACGTGGATGCGAGTaccaaatattttgaaaacccATTTTTAGTTTAGCGAACTCCTTACACTATCGCACAAAAAATGGAAAAGGCAGAAATTAGCCAGGAACCTCTGAGGCATAACATTACACACACTAGCGTACTCTAGAACGATTCCCGCCAATGTTTGAATgtttttcaatataaatatcacATAACATCAAAAAGAACTTGTACTTATTACATGTCtttattgttataattattatttaattactattattattattaaactgcggatatttatgcaaatttatacttttgtgAACTGTCATTTATAACAATGGAACTTAGCAGAGATTTTTCCACATTGTAAGTATCCtgtacttttttatatttttaagttttctataaatatataaaaacccgcagtctaatttttatataaaaatatgtacatatagtcAGGACCGACGCAAGGCAGGTTCAACGCGTTCGCCGAAACCCGGTCCCGCATTTCAAGGTtaacatattttacaaatactttTGTTGTAAGAActcttatatgtatatctcaGACacaaaaataacataaatatctttttgtgATCGTCTTACTTCCACATCAACTTTAGCAtctttacatttaaattagaTGTATTAGCGACGTAcagaataaatatgaaaaatggtTCAGTATATTTACATAGGAAAAATcatcaatataaattgttgcaaatatttcgaaatgttAAAGAATATAAGTACTGACAATTTCCAATAATATCATTAAtgtcattttaaaaattatacatgaAAAAATTCATTGGTCATCAGAAAAAAATTGAACTTTGTACAATTGGAATTAAACGATCACAGCGCTGCATTATACATTTCTCTCTGACCTGGCAGTAATCGCAGTATGTACTGTAGTGTTCTGGAAGTAGTAGTAGTCGTTCAGTTCTTTACACAGTGAAGTTACAAaatctttattaattaataaagaattattatatatcgaCAATGgaggtatttattatatgtataaatatatatatgtattaaaatcaataataaacgaattcttatttaaaagaatctaTAATTCAATGTacctttttcatatttttagattCAAATATTGACCGCGAAGTCATCAAAATTTATAGCAAATGTGCCCGTAAGTAaatgaacaaataaaaatgaaataaatattttcatacattattatttgtaGCTTATAACGGATATATTAAACTTATCAACCATTACTTTTATGTAATAGATAATATATGCGGCacttaataattcataatagtCTGATTAATATGCATGAATTTCTAGCGATATACATAAACTTGAATTTCTAATACAAAAGTTTTCTTAAATGACGTATAttactttacatttttataggtGAAACCTACTACAACTAtaagagaaattaaagaagaattatttaaactaaAAAAAGCACCACATATTCACAGACAATGTTTAAGGCTAGATACTAAGGGAAAAGCTTTATCTGATTCAGATACATTGAAGAATTTATCTATTTCTAGTGGTGgaaagttatactttaaagATCTTGGACCACAGATTAGTTGGAAAACTGTATTTTTAGTGGAATATGCTGGCccattatttctatatttatggATATATCAACGTGCGTGGATTTTTTATGGTGATGTAACTGCGtctgaaattaataatgtaGTCCAGtaagtttatttaacaaattcttCTTAATAAACTTTATCCTAATATTTCATTACCTTTTTTTCTTAGAGGTCGAATGACATAATGATAagagattaattattaatgtgtAAATATAAGTTACAGTTAAATTATCAATATGTTACTTTTAAACTGCTATATAGCTGTATGAAACTAGTTATGAtgcttacaaaatattaactcAAAATCAATAAGAATAACTATatagagttagaatattaaaacttaaaattgtaaatttaatttcagtgTGGCAGCAGTTTGTTGGTCTATACATTATGCAAAAAGACTTCTAGAAACATTGTTCATACACCGTTTCAGTCATGCAACAATGCCACTGCGCAATCTCTTTAAAAACTGTTCATACTATTGGTTGTTTGCTATGTATGTAGCATACCATGTAAATCATCCTTTGTATACAGCTCCAAATCAAATGCAGTTTCTAATTGGACTAGTAATATTTGCACTTTGTGAAGTGGGAAACTTGAGTATTCATGTGGCTCTAAGAAATTTGAGACCAGCAGGAAGTACTGTAAGAAAAATACCAGTACCCACTGGCAATCCTTTTactatattgtttaattttgtatcatgCCCAAATTATACTTATGAGATTGGCAGTTGGATTGGTTTTACTATCATGACTTCATGTTTGCCAGGTATA from Bombus fervidus isolate BK054 chromosome 11, iyBomFerv1, whole genome shotgun sequence harbors:
- the LOC139991900 gene encoding small ribosomal subunit protein uS14 isoform X2 yields the protein MGFQNIWYSHPRKYGQGSRSCRACANRHGLIRKYGLNICRQCFREYAADIGFKKV
- the LOC139991900 gene encoding small ribosomal subunit protein uS14 isoform X1; this encodes MGFQNIWYSHPRKYGQGSRSCRACANRHGLIRKYGLNICRQCFREYAADIGFKKLD
- the LOC139991899 gene encoding very-long-chain enoyl-CoA reductase-like, which encodes MEIQILTAKSSKFIANVPVKPTTTIREIKEELFKLKKAPHIHRQCLRLDTKGKALSDSDTLKNLSISSGGKLYFKDLGPQISWKTVFLVEYAGPLFLYLWIYQRAWIFYGDVTASEINNVVHVAAVCWSIHYAKRLLETLFIHRFSHATMPLRNLFKNCSYYWLFAMYVAYHVNHPLYTAPNQMQFLIGLVIFALCEVGNLSIHVALRNLRPAGSTVRKIPVPTGNPFTILFNFVSCPNYTYEIGSWIGFTIMTSCLPAALFTLAGAYQMTIWALGKHKAYKKEFSQYPKNRKSIIPFVL
- the LOC139992109 gene encoding mediator of RNA polymerase II transcription subunit 20-like — its product is MGVTVLQQYPMTENKTGPQTIEFLTKRVVALGAVQTGQFLVDCETYISVPQLGAQRTLHVLHNSEQPASAFAILESGNKVVPLIADGLFDLLMYKMSSVYTNKMQKMESKGPRFEIGDFCVKLGSVTINQNFKGVLVEVEYRPCVVPGSAWELMREFLQGFLGSTVSNQAPQYLQNRMNDIYQPLDTIQQYLEHFGQYRKATGVI